The following coding sequences lie in one Cotesia glomerata isolate CgM1 linkage group LG5, MPM_Cglom_v2.3, whole genome shotgun sequence genomic window:
- the LOC123266058 gene encoding uncharacterized protein LOC123266058, producing MQFETAIAMQKQYLDALYAMVDRLTNEELNSLTITAIESVSTQSSKIWLDITNLNSLIFETYPEVLEHEYHVGNHYTNAHATYAILETRIATRKDVIQQEIDAREAAQTQQNLAMHSTAFLGGSSGTGLPKIKLQSFSGDFKRWGSFSQLFSDIVIDNALLKNSQKMHYLKTFTEKEAHQLIGNMSSTDDSFEPAWNLLKSRYSNPRRVVASHLEDLLVGESVPARSAAKLDALLLSNQKALDSIKAQGVPVDNWDLMIIHLTLRRLPPAVREDWETSLGLTDIMPTYTQLHEFLKSKVRAWENLEPASEPKKQPENHKSGGSRNDKQPKTRSSYTAAQYKGKPRRNCPLCPEEHYMLFCPTFKAATVEERIDIVEKYRLCYNCLGPHRVADCKTAQGCRKCSLRHHTSIHREVPPKSASPKQVDTAQDSLSAQVLLATALVQVRPHHGNPITARVLIDQGSELSFMRQTLFKKLGQPLQRDMVMLKGIGNVSAGSSLGVSTIELRSLCTTASMHVSMHILPTLTVDLPSFVIADPKWPHLENLQLADPQYLQPRPVDIILGASPAAQIMNAEIQRGPRNAPIAQSTTLGWIIYGAVTAKPASTSHAALHASVDTELQDAIAKFWEQEEVPSGSSPLNTAEEDECEIHFRQTHYRQPDGRYVVRLPLKALESQLGDSINAAMGSLRRLITRLSREREYSDMYRAFMAEYIQLGHMVRVPVNELPANAYFLPHHGVLKLDSTTTKLRTVFNGSCATSTGISLNDILHAGPKTQIDIFDVMLRIRCSRILFATDITKMFRQIEVDSLDWPLQCILWTDENDLVDAYCLKTVTYGTASAPFDAVRVLIQLVKDEGHRFPLAVAPMLDTRYVDDIYGGADNEEDAIEVAVQTKALCAAGCFPLAKWASNSLKLLAEVAQEKQLDTPLKEISDAPVKVLGMYWNSRTDALQFKYTLPPDTPKTKRAILSEIAKLYDPLGLLAPIVVKAKIFMQNLWLDRVSWDEQLSPSLIHKWTGYREDLRNIESIRIPRWNNIAPGATMELHGFSDASQNAMAAAVYLRVTDADGNTKVSLLCSKTQVAPLKTMTIPRLELSAAWLLTQLILHVKEVQSLGNVRINLWTDSAVTLAWIKSPATRWKTFVRNRVGKIQETLRDVSWKFIPGKQNPADCASRGIPTLKLKQHALWWHGPTWLHEPESSWPTLEPPTDNATHREERQGLTLVTWKAENCLLQQLLSHYSQLFPLLRKLSIWHRVIDRFKRVPQSSLAYPLTPSDLERAKLTLIKFTQGQYFAREIHTFQDGDDLPKNNSITKLTPFIDHQGVLRVGGRLKNALLDPEEKHPAILPRHSPLTSILIDDSHRKTLHGGTQLTLLPGLYPPLPGHFKVASSTQPDQSGFSCTDHH from the exons ATGCAGTTTGAAACTGCTATTGCTATGCAAAAGCAGTACCTGGATGCTTTGTATGCCATGGTGGATCGCTTAACTAACGAGGAGCTTAACTCGCTTACGATCACCGCTATTGAGTCAGTGTCAACACAAAGCTCCAAGATTTGGCTGGACATCACTAACTTAAACTCGCTGATCTTTGAGACGTACCCGGAAGTACTTGAACACGAGTACCACGTCGGGAATCATTATACTAACGCTCACGCCACCTATGCAATTTTGGAGACCCGCATAGCCACCCGCAAAGACGTCATTCAGCAGGAGATTGATGCCAGAGAAGCCGCACAAACGCAACAAAACCTGGCTATGCACAGCACCGCCTTCTTGGGAGGCTCATCGGGTACTGGACTCCCAAAAATTAAGCTCCAGAGCTTCTCTGGAGACTTTAAGCGCTGGGGATCATTTAGTCAGCTATTCTCTGACATTGTTATTGACAATGCTCTTCTTAAAAACAGTCAGAAGATGCATTATTTGAAAACCTTCACAGAAAAGGAAGCCCACCAGCTTATTGGAAACATGTCATCCACTGATGATTCATTTGAGCCCGCTTGGAATCTCCTGAAGAGCCGCTATTCGAATCCTCGCCGCGTAGTGGCATCACATCTTGAAGATCTATTGGTAGGAGAGTCAGTTCCCGCACGATCAGCCGCGAAATTAGACGCCTTGCTTTTATCCAATCAAAAAGCTTTGGACTCCATCAAGGCTCAAGGAGTTCCAGTTGACAACTGGGACTTAATGATCATTCACCTGACGCTGCGCCGCTTGCCACCCGCTGTAAGAGAGGACTGGGAGACTAGTCTTGGGTTAACTGATATCATGCCGACCTATACGCAACTTCACGAGTTCCTCAAGTCCAAAGTCAGAGCTTGGGAGAACTTGGAGCCAGCTTCTGAGCCCAAGAAGCAACCTGAAAATCATAAATCAGGTGGGTCCCGCAACGACAAACAACCGAAGACAAGATCTTCATACACCGCTGCTCAATACAAGGGAAAGCCCAGGAGAAATTGCCCGCTGTGCCCGGAGGAGCACTACATGCTGTTTTGCCCGACATTCAAGGCCGCTACTGTGGAGGAACGAATCGACATTGTCGAGAAATACCGCTTGTGCTACAATTGCTTGGGCCCACATCGTGTAGCTGATTGTAAGACTGCTCAGGGCTGCAGGAAGTGCAGTCTACGCCATCACACTTCTATTCACCGAGAAGTACCGCCTAAATCAGCTTCACCGAAACAAGTTGACACCGCACAAG ATTCGCTTTCCGCTCAAGTATTACTAGCTACCGCCTTAGTCCAGGTCCGCCCGCATCATGGCAATCCAATCACCGCCAGAGTCTTGATTGATCAAGGTTCAGAGCTCTCATTTATGAGACAGACGCTCTTCAAGAAGCTTGGACAACCGCTACAGCGTGACATGGTCATGCTCAAGGGCATTGGCAATGTCTCCGCAGGAAGCTCACTAGGTGTGAGCACAATTGAGCTTCGCTCGCTGTGTACGACCGCATCAATGCATGTCAGCATGCATATTCTACCAACATTGACGGTAGATCTTCCATCGTTCGTGATCGCTGATCCGAAATGGCCGCATCTGGAGAATCTCCAACTAGCCGACCCGCAGTATCTACAGCCGCGTCCTGTAGACATTATTCTAGGTGCATCGCCAGCCGCACAGATCATGAACGCAGAGATTCAAAGAGGACCTCGCAATGCTCCGATCGCACAATCCACCACGCTTGGTTGGATTATTTATGGAGCTGTCACCGCTAAACCCGCTTCAACATCACACGCAGCACTACATGCGTCAGTAGATACTGAATTACAAGACGCTATCGCTAAGTTTTGGGAACAGGAAGAAGTTCCATCAGGAAGTTCACCGCTCAACACCGCTGAAGAAGACGAATGTGAAATTCACTTTCGTCAAACGCATTATCGACAGCCTGATGGACGCTACGTAGTGAGATTACCGCTTAAGGCCCTTGAGAGTCAACTTGGCGACTCTATCAACGCAGCTATGGGGTCACTCCGCAGATTAATAACTCGCTTGTCGCGAGAAAGAGAATATTCTGACATGTATCGTGCATTCATGGCAGAATACATTCAACTAGGACACATGGTACGAGTACCAGTCAACGAATTGCCCGCAAACGCTTACTTCTTGCCTCACCATGGGGTATTGAAGCTTGATAGTACCACTACGAAGCTCCGCACAGTGTTCAATGGTTCCTGTGCAACATCTACAGGAATTTCATTGAACGACATTCTCCACGCAGGACCCAAAAcgcaaattgacatttttgatgtGATGTTGAGAATCCGTTGCAGCAGGATTCTATTCGCTACTGACATCACCAAGATGTTCAGACAGATTGAGGTCGACTCGCTTGATTGGCCGCTTCAGTGCATTCTCTGGACAGATGAGAATGACCTGGTAGACGCTTACTGTCTCAAGACAGTCACATACGGAACCGCTAGTGCACCTTTTGACGCTGTACGTGTGCTCATTCAACTTGTGAAGGATGAAGGACACCGCTTTCCGCTAGCTGTTGCTCCAATGTTGGATACACGCTACGTAGATGACATCTACGGTGGAGCAGACAATGAAGAAGACGCTATAGAGGTTGCAGTGCAAACAAAAGCACTGTGTGCAGCAGGCTGCTTCCCGCTTGCCAAATGGGCTAGCAATAGTCTAAAATTACTCGCTGAAGTCGCTCAAGAAAAGCAGCTAGATACACCTCTTAAAGAAATCAGTGATGCACCAGTAAAAGTCCTGGGCATGTACTGGAATTCACGCACTGACGCTCTCCAGTTCAAGTACACGCTACCGCCAGATACGCCTAAGACAAAGAGAGCTATTTTGTCTGAAATCGCTAAACTGTATGATCCGCTAGGACTTCTCGCACCAATAGTCGTCAAAGCCAAGATCTTTATGCAAAATCTGTGGCTAGATAGAGTGTCATGGGATGAACAATTGTCACCATCACTCATTCACAAATGGACTGGATACCGCGAGGATCTTCGAAACATCGAATCCATCCGCATTCCACGCTGGAATAATATAGCACCCGGAGCAACTATGGAATTGCACGGGTTCTCAGACGCTTCGCAGAACGCTATGGCTGCCGCTGTGTATTTGAGAGTCACTGACGCTGATGGGAACACAAAAGTCTCACTTCTGTGTTCAAAAACGCAAGTAGCACCGCTGAAGACTATGACAATTCCACGCTTGGAATTATCAGCCGCATGGTTGTTAACACAACTGATACTTCATGTTAAAGAAGTTCAGTCACTTGGAAATGTCAGGATAAATCTCTGGACTGACTCCGCCGTGACTCTCGCATGGATTAAAAGTCCAGCAACCCGCTGGAAGACATTCGTCCGCAATAGAGTGGGAAAAATCCAAGAAACGCTTCGAGATGTCTCCTGGAAATTTATTCCAGGAAAACAAAACCCAGCTGACTGCGCTTCAAGAGGTATACCTACGCTAAAACTAAAGCAACACGCTCTCTGGTGGCATGGACCTACGTGGCTTCATGAACCAGAATCCTCTTGGCCCACTCTTGAGCCTCCAACCGACAACGCAACGCATCGAGAAGAACGCCAAGGTCTGACATTAGTAACTTGGAAAGCAGAAAATTGCCTTCTCCAACAATTACTATCGCATTACTCGCAGCTGTTTCCATTACTTAGGAAGCTCAGCATCTGGCATCGTGTCATCGACCGCTTCAAAAGAGTTCCACAATCTTCGCTGGCCTACCCGCTTACTCCATCAGACCTGGAGCGCGCTAAATTGACTTTGATTAAGTTCACTCAAGGACAATATTTCGCTAGAGAGATTCATACGTTTCAAGATGGTGATGATCTGCCAAAAAACAACAGCATCACTAAGCTGACTCCGTTCATCGACCATCAGGGGGTCCTGAGAGTCGGTGGCCGCTTAAAAAACGCATTATTGGACCCAGAAGAGAAGCATCCAGCAATACTGCCGAGACATTCACCGCTTACATCAATATTGATTGATGATTCGCACCGCAAAACGCTTCACGGAGGTACTCAGCTCACGCTACTACCAGGACTGTATCCACCGCTACCAGGCCATTTCAAAGTGGCATCATCAACGCAACCAGATCAAAGTGGGTTCAGTTGTACTGATCACCACTGA